The DNA segment ATGGCTCCCTGCTTAACACAGGCCCAACACAGTTCATAGACCATTTCATCTCCTACAAACGAAATCAAGGATATGGAGAACAGAATGGAGATTTTGTCCCGATGATCATCCCTATCTCCTACATCCAAGACTCAGACTTAAACGATAGCAATGCTGCCAAAAATAGTATTATTTAAAAATTGATTCAACCATCTCTTCAGTGTAAATAATCCTACCTTCATAAGAAAAATGTAATAGAATGTTCACTAATTGTGCGATGTTTCACTGCTATACCACATCTATTTACCATATAATTGAACTAAAGTTACTTTCCGTATTTATTGTTATAAATGTAAATACATGTATTAAACTACTAAATTTGGATGTGGGTATTATGCTAGTGAAGGAACTGACTTTTAGTGAATTAAAAGCTGCCATCGAGGTTCTTCGTAAAGAAATGATTCATTGCGGGCTAAATAATGGTCTTACAAATGAAAGAACCGTTCAAATCAGCCAAATATTAGATAGCCATATTTCCCAATACTATTCCTTAAAAAATCAATAATGATCAGGAGGACTTCATATTAAAAGTCCTCCTTTTTCTGTTTTAAGCTATAATTTATTATAGATGAATTGGAGAAAGGAGAATCAAAATGGATCAGATCACAACTAAATTTCGCAATATTCCCACTACATGTATTTCCGATGCGATGGACGGATTAAATAACCTGCATCCTTCCATCAAACCACTAAAGGAAGAATACAAGCTTGTAGGGAGAGCATTGACAGTCAAAATTCCTGTCGGAGATAATCTTGCAGTCCTAAAAGCCATATACGAAGCAAAACAAGGTGATGTTTTAGTCATTGATGCAAAAGGCGATCAATATCGAGCCATTGCTGGAGACTTTGTTGTTGGAATGGCTCAAACACTTGGTATTAGTGGATTTGTTGTTGACGGGGTTATTCGTGACATTGTCGGAATAAAAGAATTGAATATTCCTGTCTTTTGTAAGGGAACGACTGTTGCTGCAAGTGGCAAAGCCGGAGTTGGTGAAGTGAATGTTCCAATTTCCTGCGGAAGTACTGCTATCCTTCCCGGGGATTTAATTGTTGGGGATGCAGACGGTGTCGTAGTTATTCCACAAGCCAATGAGCAAGAGATATTAGTGAGATCACTCGAAAAATGGAGAAAAGACCAACAAAGAGAAGAACAAATTTCTGGAAATCCAGAAGCAATTCGGAAACATTTGGCTGAATTGATTGGTAAAGTAAAATAATTGGAGTCCCCCCTATAT comes from the Neobacillus sp. PS2-9 genome and includes:
- a CDS encoding aspartyl-phosphate phosphatase Spo0E family protein — encoded protein: MLVKELTFSELKAAIEVLRKEMIHCGLNNGLTNERTVQISQILDSHISQYYSLKNQ
- a CDS encoding RraA family protein translates to MDQITTKFRNIPTTCISDAMDGLNNLHPSIKPLKEEYKLVGRALTVKIPVGDNLAVLKAIYEAKQGDVLVIDAKGDQYRAIAGDFVVGMAQTLGISGFVVDGVIRDIVGIKELNIPVFCKGTTVAASGKAGVGEVNVPISCGSTAILPGDLIVGDADGVVVIPQANEQEILVRSLEKWRKDQQREEQISGNPEAIRKHLAELIGKVK